Genomic segment of Ischnura elegans chromosome 12, ioIscEleg1.1, whole genome shotgun sequence:
accggattcggccaacgttgcgaaaacgcaacatttttgttttaccataagcaaatttttttgaaggcccatattttcaatttaccttatttagcatgttattaggtaatatgaagagaaaaaattatatatttttaagtatttctttactcggccggtaatgggttaagggAAACATTAGGAAAACACTGGCTGGTATAAAGCTAACAAAACAATACACACCACAGTGAATCAAATGGCACATGACTAaattttagggatggtcggatcagatacctcggattcaaatatccacggatattgcccttcatcagatacatcggatccaaagtcgcgggggacatcggatctggatccgaaatttcaaataatagcttcagtgaatgctcttctgagaaaatttttgctttgacttatttctttcaaaccgtaaagcatgtctattttatagtggatttaggtcaaataacaataacatctcattggaaacataatatccaaggattttatttatccaatatgatgATATAAGGGTAGAAAGAGTTCCCATTCTATcttggaatgcgccgtcgcatgcgattcttgtcctactcatgaaccgttttgtttgaaagctctcgcagatgttacgtaggagaatttcagccatggaaaataaaaaaggcaaaatatactGGCACATAATGTGACTCTtaccaagagattgaacaatcatcgtgggaatctcagcgtcaggaatttaaaaatgcatttggatccgaaaatatccgatccgaaagattcggctccgaaaatcaaggatccgatctgaatccaaaaaaaaaatcctggatccatctaTCCCtactaaatttgtaaaaaatcaatttatctacacaaaatatgatttattttgcattgtgacattttttagatttttcatttcacctccatttttaagttttataattattattaccttttctttctttttcttaaccttttcttTGCTGACTTGAGTTTTGACTTCCATAGATGGAATCGTCACAGACTCATCGGAGCTAACgttgttttccttgatgaagcCATCCACTAGATCATCATAGTTTGAGGCACTAGTTTTTGACCAAACATCactgtggaaaaaatattaggaCAGAAAAGAAAGGTATAATTAGACTATTATGACCCCTTCACACATGGCTGCTAAAGGCcaaatgattaaaatgaaataataactaGAAGGATTGAGTAGCACATTCAAAGTAAAATTACTTacaaacaaatgaatgaaaattttaaaatttcatttttaaaaatcattgaaagaaCTCTGGGTTTGTCAAACTTATCTTCATGAAAATCAACTACGTAAAAGTCTATACTTTAAAATCCGGgtcatttcaattaattaatttgacaTACAGAAACAAAGTCAATTTATATTAGAGTCATGAATTGATTTCTTCACATTACAGAGGTAacccaaaaaaatatgaataacaaaaattaataatccaaaataatttaaaatgaaacccaaaaataaaagcccaataataaaataatcacaaTCCAATAAGCATTCATTATCAGCAATTCAATTCCTTGCACTTCATTACCAGTCATACTGAAGATACTATCTAATATTTTACCTCTTATATTCAAGTTTCTTAGGTTCCAATAATTCCATCCGCATCATTTTGGTAGACAATGATTTATGCTGCACAAAGTTCATTTCATGAACAGCCTTGGTTGCATCACCCTCTTGTCCTGATGCCACTGACAAGGGCCGTTCACCCTCACCGTCATCGTCAGAGAGTGCTGGAGAGCTGTTGACATCCCGTGGAGTTGACGCCATTACTATACCACTGTGATTAGCACCAGAATACTCGTAGTCTGAATCCAGGTCATCCTGGAAGCCAGCCACCAATGGGTTACCTTTTCCCGCATCACTGTAGGAATTGAAAGTCTCGTATAGATGAAttgccatcagaaaaaaatatattgaaacaagCGTGCTGTGCCCGCccccagcgggcttccccgctcttttcattgcaggtccacagagggataggcgcgtttctaattttaaaatgtagaaaaaaaaggcagggtcttatgtacaagtacaaattgaggtcagaggatctctttaaacacaacattggaagtaattacactatcctctgttaaacgcacatgatgactcatacttacgtatcaacaggagacttgaatgtggaatcagccacattttgataaaagttatttgaagaatgcgagatatCGTTGCAAATGAactgtatcagtttgtgcgccgttaacgtcaggaatatttaccggtttctgattttttaaaatttaattattttaaaaccaattttaggaaacaatagcaatatttatgaagtaagatatgccgtcgcatgttctctgataaattctgtgcattttggtacttcatttgtagagtttggttgcgtataagttgagaaaaaggtatctatgaaGTAGAAGTAATATAGAAGATAGGATTTGAAATATAACACTTAAAAGCCTTGATTGAAACAATCAGCTTCAGGTTTCATTTCATGCCTACTATGGCAGAAAAAAGCATCAAGACAAAGTTTGTAGTGTCACTATTATTCCAtgagaaaatcaaattttgactCGCACTTTAAGTTCATACCATAACATAAGAGTTACCCGatttaaaagcaatattttttatttttataccaaGTGATTTAGAATTATGCTTGATGAATACTTACATTGACTCATCATTCAGTGAATCAACCATAAGGCTGTGCTgaataggtgaggttagagcttgccccagactaagccacaggcatgtgaatcaAATGCTCAGGGCACcatataaaatatatgaaataccaTGGACGGTTACTTCggatttccaccaggtcaggttctccatcacagccgacgtttcgatgcacgagTCAACCATTGAAATGCCAGCCGCGATGGTAAACCCCACCTGGTGGAAATCccaagtaaccttccacgatagtATGTATATGCCGGGAAAACCTGCGATCTTTCTTAACTCAAAATAAGAtaatgcaaaaaatccacagagaaaaaaatcattcaccttgaccaggattcgaacctaggtgccccaatttccggtcgagtgctttagccagttaagctatcgaggcatCATTCCTCTCTGTGGATAGTTTTGGACACAACTGGACAAGGTGTCCAGTGTCCacatccagtggcgccgactccatggggcctgagggggcccaagccccctcaaaaattcgttatgggtgcgaggaaaaaatgtgtcaggcttgtcgatttacccttgagtgtccagatatcgagattcgagttatcagggttctaatgttgatcatatgactcttctaaaatgcttaaaaaacttaagacTCACTACTTAAACGatttcccggggcatgatccccagtttgggcccccccaatattttttgtaagtcggcgtccctgtccACATCCACATATCCACAGAGAGacatgacgcctcgatagcttaactggctaaagcacccgaccggaaatcgagggatccgggttcgaatcacggtcaaggcgaatgattttttccctgtggattttttgcacaatttgtgcattgcgtgtgactcccgtaaaagttatcaccgtggctagtcccggtatatttaaaattaagataaataattttacataatattacaCACTAGGCCCATAGATCAACATCTTGTGCATCTTaggcttaaaataaataataataataatgattaccTGTCCTCATCGTCACTGTCACGCTGCATACTCATGGGCACTGGCAGTGGTGGGTGTTTGGAGTCGTCTTCCAGGAATGACCTGTCTATTGCCATCCCACCCTCGGGCATAAACTCGTCCAAACTGGAAATGTTGGTGTCATTGGGCGATTGGTGCGACTCTATCTTCCCATCAACCACTGAGGAGAGAACAAGCCCACACTCAACAATATACCAGCAACATACAACACCACTTGCTGAAGATAGGATATGTCAAGCTCGTAGTGGGAAGGTTTTTGGATGGAAGAGTGGAGGATAGGTGCTCTTTTGCAATCATCaggcagtgttggtaaaagtacaGAGAAAAAGTTACTGGGctcaacagggttcccactctaactaaattataaaattcacggttttttccaggttttcatggtctaaatACAGTCCTCGTTccacgtcaccccgtttaacgtcatttcgcgataacgtcacgaaaattttgagaccgtcattcgtttatcgcacctacccttcgcgataacgtcaagtcttttaaatttcgcgcgaaggcgaagcggcgggcgttgcaggttgttcgttttgtgggcggtaatacagtcagtctaagcaaagtgtaaaacggtgtgtttattcttaattgcgattacggttttagcaaaaatttctgaaaaatgaattcttacgtaggtgcgcaaggtttaacttgacataatggttttcaggaacctaaaaagtgatttctaggcatttttccgtgtagaactcggagattttgtcgtcacttttttgccgagttcacaataattttggttcctgtaactgcgacgatgtttcagcgatgatgatgcccaggcgacgctcgcccgggtgaccaccatagcaaagccgaaaagcaaatgctggaagatacaaaaatggagaaggatttacgtcactgttgctattgtcgtcgatgaagacaggaactcgtatttatgcgatagtttggcattcccaccgtaaaaaatgccccagatatgatacgctaacatttttttcgcgtaggaattgtgaggtctaggagccgatattcacttttaacatagtttcttatgggatattatgcttcgattaacgtcatttcgtttatcgtcacatttttcaggaacggtaagtgacgttaaacgaggactcactgtatcatcaaattcacggtctgctgattagccattttaggcagaaatactgTCGAAGTAACAATCACCGcacgcacgttaactaaaaatttatcaaccccgacaggcgccgtgaattcaaacatggcaatgaaagtgctatttctcatgacgtcacctatcgataccaaaatttaggtgaagcttaaggttgtgattGGCAAAAtagagggagcagtgaggtagggaagtaaagaagtgtctgattttttgccagggttaatgaacactttgtttgccggtcttccaatcacaggctcaagatcaatgcgTCGTCATGGTACAAGGTACCAATAATTgtacttcgaatatacgtgttgtaacataacataaacaagccaccatgttgtttgtatgtaatttcaaactaacaatggtagtgagggacggggagattgttgtgaagggaaaaagggtagtcgtgtatggagagaaggaggaggcagacgtgtttaaaaGAAAGATagggagaaagactaaagtagcggtgtattgagagagcagaggaagagatacggcagaattcaatatcggcagggagaagaagagaacgcagagaaaaggaggcgcctacgagaagagaagagaacgggaggaaagggatacggcagaactcaagatccacaaTGGTGCAgtacatggcggtggttcagtgagtggtagtacaaaatataaatgggattgtgataatcatggtggctttttgatgttgtttttttgctccaaagttttaaaatatagagctggtttttgaattgtactaaaattatttgtttagctagtagtggatattttttaaaacgttacagtgtggagataaatgtgtggacagtgtctgtatgtggcttggacttgaaacatgattgaaaaatcatcttttcttttgatctgtcaattgtatttctttttctataagtttgagaggtttttaaggtttcatgatgaaattcacggctatttccaggttttttcacggtagacgaaattcacggcttattcacggttttaaggttttcacggttgagtgggaaccctgctcaATTAcagttcatcatcactggtcaacaatcctaacattggtttgacgcagctctccactcaattctcccattcgCGAATCTACACACCTACAtacgtctttcttctctttcacatccttcattatctgttgcatatattttgttcaaggtcttccttttccgttcttgccatccacttgtcccttgacaattgtctacctcaaaccATTGTGTCTCAAGATGCAGTCTATAAGGCCATTCCATCTTCTTATTACGGTTatcataaggcttctcttctctcctactcttcttaggacttcctcattcccGACTTgtttgatccatttgatcctcatcattcttctgtagcaccacatttcggagccatctatccttgctttctccgctgctgtcatcatccatgcctcacttctgtataggagcatactccaaatgtaggttctaataaattgtttcctaacttccatatttaagtttcccgctgttagcaaGTTCCtcatttggtggaatgctctctttgcttgggctattctgctgattagGTATGTCTTTCTTGCTTCTACCTTCACTAGTGATTCTGGTTTATTCCCAAATAATTTGggatttgctaattttttctccgtggctATTCACTCCCGAAGCCTTTCCTCCGATTatagttatttcataaaaaagtaatcaattatgagtacaaattactgattttaaaaagtaatcagtaaaattacagtaacaattacttcttgtaagattgtcTACTCTGTAGACCACCAGGCAACTGCTGAatagtgcagtaaaaatgtggaataatattGTCATAGATGTTGCAAGATCGCATTTGGCTGTTGTGGTGGCTGTATGTGATCTTGAACGCTTCCCTGTTCAAGCGTGTATACTAGACAGCAAAGCTGCCTGAAAGTTATTCAAGTTTACATAGGAGCGAAaaaagtaatcgtcgattacaAGCAAGTAaccattgtaagaaaaataataatgattacaaactaaaattatatttcataaaaattaattatgacgAGCACAAATTACTGCATCAGCAATCCGATTACATTTATCCAATTACTTAACAGCACTTTCATCAAGAGACACCTTCTATACATAGCGAGCAAATGGgttccggcgcagaaagacttactcttgaatacaataaaataccaaggaaagctATGCCATTTGTTAAAATCTCCTAAGGGTAAACAGAAAGTATTACGcagcttttacacgaattaggataggagccactagagactcgggaGGCCACGTGCTAAGCCATGTGCCATACTCACTAAAGCTAACTTCCACTGTAATTCTTCAGATGAATGATAGATGGCATCCCATCCACAATAATATTTTGCGAATGCCCCAAAGCTATGaagctaattttttgtcaaaCGCTCAATTTACACTTAACACTCTTTTTTTCTGCCTTTACAAGTGATACTTATGTATTACAAAATGTTGtgattacatgaaaaataatgtaaaatgtaatttttatcattatttccattacTTTCAATCATTCCTTCTGCATCTGCTTGTGACATACACAGAGCAGAGATCACTCACCGTTGCCTGATGAGGGATTGTCTTTAGAGGTCCTCCCAAACAGTTTTGACATGAAGTGGCCCTGATTGCCATTGGTAATTCCTTTCGGCAGCTCGCCTTGGAGCGAGCCATCTCGTCCATCCCCTGCCCTCGACTCCACGGGCTTGGGTTCCTGCTTGCCAGGGCCTGTGGCTGGCCGAGTCTCAGGCAAGTTAGCTGGTGGAGCAGCGTTAGAATTGGCTGCAGTTGCTAGGCCTGCATAGGACACAACACAAAAATCAATAAGAAGACCAAGATAATAAAGAAGTAGTTGTCTGGTGCTTAAACGTGTGGAATTTGCTAATATTGGTGATTGAAAAGCAAAGACTTGCTTCCACTGTAATTCTTCAGATAAATGATAGATGGCATCCCATCCACAATATTATTTTGCTTTGCTTTTCAATCACTAATTCACATAGAACACCATCACCACTAAATGCGATGGCGGGTGGCGTCACATGGTGGAaatccttcatgatgcacaaagggtaagaaaaaaacttAGCTGtcccacaaaataaaatatatatttgcgaccggtttcgatacggcatACCATCATCTGGCCAGCTATCTATATTTTATTTCGTGGAACagcagtctttttttcttaccctttgtgcactATCATCACTACATCAACTTCAGTCATACCATGGTAACAAACACATCTGTACATATGTACCTAGTAGGTATTGTAAGTGTTATATCTATACTATTTAGTCATAATTAAATCTATTTTCGTCTTACCAATCAATCCTACTTGCATTTTTTGCTATTTCACTCCTAACCACTTCCATCTATTATTTCTTGTGATGGAGTGCATCACAGTGGAATTGGCTCATCCTTAGTATTTTCCAAAGTGGCCATCCATTTCCACTCTTCCCTCGTGTCAACTCACCTGTTATGCTGGACGACTGCACCGCTGGGAACGACGAGCTCTTCTTCATCGCACCCAGTGGTTCGGGCCTGGGCATCTGTCCCTGGTTCCACGTCTGGGGCGGAGGGGCGTTGGGGGGTGAGGAGAGGGCGTGGCTACTTTGGCTCGGGTTCAGCGATGGGGGAGGGGCCTGCGGAAGGGGCCCAGCTGACGTGGGAGGGGCCATGCTCCCATTGGGGCCCACTGGCGTGGGGGCGTACGACGAGAATGCCTGGCCCTGGGCACCCGTGTTCTCAGCTGCAGCACGGCGCCTCGATGTCAAGTTCTCCAGGAACCTTCCAAAGAGACAAACAACAGAGTTAACGCAGAGCAAACAGaaggtttaatttttaatgaagaccTATCAATGGAAGATTTACCATGAGGTTTAACACTTTGaataatattacacatatttatgtattattttgttCCTCATTTAAAGATTTACATTtaataatagaaattttatattacatttataaaTGCCTCACTTGGCACCTAAAGACATTCGTCATAATTTTAAAAGAGTTATATAGATAAATACAGCGGAACTTGATTAGTATGATCCTCCTTAGCACAGCGATTTCTCTCAGTCCCGGTGCCATCCAAATGAAATACAGGTAAAACTACTTGGTTAGTACGCTTAACATAGTGGCACTTTCCTGGATAGTGCACTCAATTATTAGCCATGAAGCAACCAGCAAGTCGTTTCCTTGTATCTTCTGAGTGTGTAAACCACCAAATTCATTagttacagtggaacttggttagtacgtttctgaagggaccacgaaaaatgaacgtactaaccaggaaaacgtactaacgaggtaagtaaataatagcagtcggggttattgcaatcagtgaaaaagtcgtcataattacaattactatcagtagttctcataggatcgccttcctgaactcttttcacatttaaaatcaagaaaatgagcgctaccatgaaaaacaataccatgtgaataaaaatcgcaatttttcatggacatcccggagaggatttcataattacggcgtctatctcccgtgatttatcctatatctatttacagaacgaggacgagtgaagctcagacaagcgaagacaagtcatttttctttctcacagcgtactcggagaatataacaacaacccggagtaagtcaactggttttttaaacatcataaaaattgggcaaaattatattgactttcaaattacggcaacagccgtagacattcgcttctggaatgataccatttcgattgtaaaatcgatcgatatatcaactgatgacacgcaagattattagattacgacgtaattacaagaaaattttatattaaacagttgaaatttactttcaaaatttgtctaatgtcgtctgctttcgttccgagatcaagtatttttaagctaagcttcgcgtggagatccagaggatcgtctgctcccgcaacagtagtcaagtaaatacgcacgacgtcgagtttatggagcagtactgttttagataatgtgggaattgtctaataccgttaagactcatttcttcatcatgataactcgtgcaatagcaacaattgcccactcatgaactttgtgcgcggcagtgggcactcccaagctccaaaggcaacagaaggtgaggagctcggggtggggaaaattggggcttcttattggctgtagtttttcatagtcagactcccaaaaaatggccgcattttatttttcatcacgtcacaagaatttagaaatgcatttggataaattacggtagaagaaagagatgtggaatgaatggaagaatgttaatggctaataataataaattaaatcatgaattcagacgtttgcgacccttaagaagacactaaagaacgaattgcgggttgcgtcacggcaagcaattgagcgtactaaccaggaaagcgcaattttttcaaacgtactaaccaaattcttttacctgtattttgctcggatggtaccgggaccgagggaaatcgccgtactaaggaggaaaacgtactaaggaggaacatactaaccaagttccactgtacttaattattatcagccattgacCTTCTTACATTCATCCCAAATCTCTTTCTACGACCCTGatgcatccaaatgcatttctcaacgCAAGGAGTACGGGCGTCATTACTTGACAagtgttgcgggagcagacgatgctttgGATCTCAACGCAAAAATACTTGATCTTGgtacaagaaatagaaagcagactACATTGGACTATGTTTTAAGAGAATTTAAACTGTATAACATAAAAATCTGCTTATAATAATCTTTAAATGACTTATTAGTCATCATATCAATATCGATATATCAATCGACATATTCAACAATATGGGTTCATTCCAAGaacgaatgtgtacggctgttgccgggATTTATGGTAAAGAAAATGTTGCccaatttttctgattttttttaataacaaccaATTGATATACTCAGGGTTATTGTCATTTTAAATGAGTAATCACCGAGGAAAAAGAAATGACCTAGCTACTGTCCTCTCAATACATACACGACAAATCACAGGAGAATGatgatgtttttatgtaattatctctgggaaatctatgaaaacattgtgattttcgttcatatggtattttttggcagtttagtgctaattttcttgattttaaatatgaaaagagTACAGGAAGGCAATCCCACAAGAACTTtggatagtaattgtaattatgaagACTTTTCCACCGATTGCAATTACCCCAATTTCTATTATTTACTTCCTtggttagcacgttttcctgggtagcacattcattttttgtggtccctttaGAAACGCACTTAAGAAGTTCtactgaatatattttcattaagtgTAATTTCAAATGTGATCAATACAGTGTAAAGCAGAGATGTACATCATATtatcttaaatgaaaaaaattacctaaatCTTACTATAGTCAAGAGTTTTAGACATTTCAATTCTGTTGTTCTATCTGATATTCCACGTTTCGATGCTattgtaaaaattctactaagctactgagcatttaaaattatgacgAACACATTTTAGGTCAGAAAATGGGAGTTGAACTGGCTGAATttcatgtgaaatgaatttgaaattaattactttGAAATTGCAGATTATAGCaacaattcatgaataattcatgcattatTCCCAATTCTCCAGTTTTCCCAGTCAGCAGACAccgtttaatttttaatgaagaccGGTCAATCGAACAATTAGCCAAAAGTTTTACACTTAGAGCTGGTTTTATGCCGTTGTATTATCTTCTGTATGGTCAATTAATGCATGAATACATTGAGGTAAATGATACTATGTCCTTCTTTTTAGCTCATTTCTTGTTTATAAAGAGGTAGCATAAGAGTGTCGATTGGTTCTGAATAAGAGGTAAGTCGGCTAGATTGCTTGAACTATGAGGGAACCAGTTGTGCCATAGTGAAAATTGTGATAAGTGTATTCTTGTCCAGAGAGAGAGttctttaaaatacaaaataaaatacaaatagcaTATCACTCACTTATCATAGTCAGCCTCATCGCTGCTCTGATAGAGATCCAACTCTGCAATCGTGAGCTCTGTCTCTCGGGCATTGGTGGCTAGCTGCGCCTCCAGCGTATCCCTCTGCAGTCTGAGGAATGGTACGTTGAGGAAACGATGCAGTAACCGCAGTCCGAAGCCATTGCGCATTGATGATTCGGCATACCGCACTATGGACCCAGGAGATCTTTAAGGAGAAAAGATCAACGCATAAAAAGAAAGCTGATAAACAACTGCAGCAATTACGAAGTCTTCCCAAACCCACCACCAGCAACAGTTAAAACTGCAAAACACAAATTCAATGGGACCAGAAAACAGTGCCTAGCAAGGAGGCACAATTGTTCCTTTTAAGTTCATAATAATGAGTACGTCCAACGATAGAATATCAAATGCAAATTGGGAGGACCTGGGTTCGCATCCAGGTcatggcaaatgatttttcctatttttctgaTTTTAGAAAGTTATGCAGCTggctatactctgttcattttatctctgcgggtgagctggtgtggcctaagcaagtggagatgaggggagggaaagtctctcgacatgtgactttgcctttgccaatcagcaaacagtaggcgtggcctcagtgagtcgctctcagaccaccgccgagtgaacatcgtgaatctgcgcgtggagcagtgttgccaaacctcacgggTTCTACTTGTATGTCTTTAAGTGtccctttcaccaacggtgcttcattcagcatggtagctgacaatgtcatggggttcagtgaaaggattatccccaatgccttccaaatgagtatgtatattgtctcggcgccggggccaaaataccaaTGACCAccccatgactcacacgttttcagtgacaaagtagggcggctatgtataTTTGGCAGcattatgttcgctcctcctctctctcttgttagtacccctcccctatctgcgaagccatccgagagtgtcccgGCTCTTACGAAAGCTCACCCacaaacataaagtgaatagactttAGTTTCAGGTTATTACTTGAATAACTACAGTAACACTAAAATTCCATACATTTACTGCAAAGGTTTTTCACCATTTACCGTATTTTACAGCATATAAGACACACACTTATTTAGAAGGCCATTCacaaggaaaaaaagtttcaatagagACAGTGTGGTACCAGAATAACCTAAAACGAGGTTTCTCTTAGTTCTCACGTTTCGTAAAGGACAAATCaacaatcattgaatgcaattaccaaacatatttttattaaaaaaagcagAAACATAGGCGGGCAAAGCAGAAACAAAAGAGGGCGGAGCGAGCGCTACtagtttcgtttactttttgacgggAAGGGTGCAGTGTCGGAAGGAAACCATCCCAGTTCTCTtttttgagctacctatatttttgatggaaaaagtttagttaaacctgataaaataattatggtagaTACAGAAAAAGTTAACACGTGTCTAGACCTTTATCCAGGCTAAATATAGCATTCAGTATTTAAAGTTAACCTGTCTCCTTCATGTATAAGA
This window contains:
- the LOC124168882 gene encoding rab-like protein 6 isoform X2: MFSALKRLTGKADGGGNAVTGTPCPRPGLQAMSHSLQRKFARGVQYNMKIIIKGDRNVGKTCLFHRLQGGKFVEEYIPTEEIQVASIQWSYKATEDVVKVEVWDVVDHGRKRRQLKGLKLGPDCATEDGGKEGVAEDGPEEAALDAQFLDVYKGTNGVVLMMDVTKSWTFDYVVRELPKVPHHIPVLVLANHCDMGHHRTVTSDTVTYFIEGLNRSPGSIVRYAESSMRNGFGLRLLHRFLNVPFLRLQRDTLEAQLATNARETELTIAELDLYQSSDEADYDKFLENLTSRRRAAAENTGAQGQAFSSYAPTPVGPNGSMAPPTSAGPLPQAPPPSLNPSQSSHALSSPPNAPPPQTWNQGQMPRPEPLGAMKKSSSFPAVQSSSITATAANSNAAPPANLPETRPATGPGKQEPKPVESRAGDGRDGSLQGELPKGITNGNQGHFMSKLFGRTSKDNPSSGNVVDGKIESHQSPNDTNISSLDEFMPEGGMAIDRSFLEDDSKHPPLPVPMSMQRDSDDEDSDAGKGNPLVAGFQDDLDSDYEYSGANHSGIVMASTPRDVNSSPALSDDDGEGERPLSVASGQEGDATKAVHEMNFVQHKSLSTKMMRMELLEPKKLEYKSDVWSKTSASNYDDLVDGFIKENNVSSDESVTIPSMEVKTQVSKEKVKKKKEKGDEKSSKKHKKTKKKKEKDGEGKSERRKKKSSHSEQSGRLASDELEEFLNGSPASVVPEAYEAI
- the LOC124168882 gene encoding rab-like protein 6 isoform X1, with the protein product MFSALKRLTGKADGGGNAVTGTPCPRPGLQAMSHSLQRKFARGVQYNMKIIIKGDRNVGKTCLFHRLQGGKFVEEYIPTEEIQVASIQWSYKATEDVVKVEVWDVVDHGRKRRQLKGLKLGPDCATEDGGKEGVAEDGPEEAALDAQFLDVYKGTNGVVLMMDVTKSWTFDYVVRELPKVPHHIPVLVLANHCDMGHHRTVTSDTVTYFIEGLNRSPGSIVRYAESSMRNGFGLRLLHRFLNVPFLRLQRDTLEAQLATNARETELTIAELDLYQSSDEADYDKFLENLTSRRRAAAENTGAQGQAFSSYAPTPVGPNGSMAPPTSAGPLPQAPPPSLNPSQSSHALSSPPNAPPPQTWNQGQMPRPEPLGAMKKSSSFPAVQSSSITGLATAANSNAAPPANLPETRPATGPGKQEPKPVESRAGDGRDGSLQGELPKGITNGNQGHFMSKLFGRTSKDNPSSGNVVDGKIESHQSPNDTNISSLDEFMPEGGMAIDRSFLEDDSKHPPLPVPMSMQRDSDDEDSDAGKGNPLVAGFQDDLDSDYEYSGANHSGIVMASTPRDVNSSPALSDDDGEGERPLSVASGQEGDATKAVHEMNFVQHKSLSTKMMRMELLEPKKLEYKSDVWSKTSASNYDDLVDGFIKENNVSSDESVTIPSMEVKTQVSKEKVKKKKEKGDEKSSKKHKKTKKKKEKDGEGKSERRKKKSSHSEQSGRLASDELEEFLNGSPASVVPEAYEAI